A genomic window from Fusobacterium sp. DD2 includes:
- the treP gene encoding PTS system trehalose-specific EIIBC component: protein MGKYSNEAKEILNLIGGKENLISATHCVTRLRLVLKDEKLVDKEGLENSPSVKGCFSAAGQFQIIIGNQVKEFYKDFIQVAQIKEVSKEEVKKIASSKGNTFQKVIASFAEIFTPLLPAIITGGLILGFRNIIGDLAVFGPNENQTLTSIYPKLAELHSFLWILGEAIFHFLPVGVTWSTVKKYGGTEILGIVLGITLVSPQLLNAYGYASAQAAGAVPFWDFGFITIQKVGYQAQVIPAMLAGIFMVKFETLLKKHVPEILKMILVPFLVLFTTVVLSYLVIGPVSREIGNYIAYIFNVLLTGPFRVIGAVLFGMLYAPLVITGVHHTFLAVDLQLIAQGGTMIWPMIALSNIAQGSAAITVMLLNRKDEKIKSLSLSSAISAWLGVTEPAMFGVNLRFMYPFYGALIGSALAAVYSTISGVLANSIGIGGLPAFLAIQPRFWVNYIIAIIIAIIAPMVATYLLSKNKIIKIKK, encoded by the coding sequence ATGGGCAAATATTCAAATGAAGCTAAAGAGATTTTAAATCTTATCGGTGGAAAAGAAAATTTAATCAGTGCTACACATTGTGTTACAAGATTAAGACTTGTTTTAAAGGATGAGAAGTTAGTTGATAAAGAGGGATTAGAAAATTCTCCAAGTGTCAAAGGTTGCTTCTCTGCAGCTGGTCAATTTCAAATTATAATTGGAAATCAGGTTAAGGAATTTTATAAGGATTTTATCCAAGTGGCTCAGATAAAAGAGGTTTCAAAAGAAGAGGTTAAAAAGATAGCCAGCTCTAAAGGAAACACTTTCCAAAAAGTAATAGCAAGTTTTGCAGAAATATTTACTCCTCTATTACCAGCTATCATAACTGGTGGGCTTATTCTTGGATTTAGAAATATCATTGGAGACCTGGCAGTATTTGGTCCTAATGAAAATCAGACTCTTACATCTATCTACCCAAAATTGGCAGAACTTCACAGTTTCTTATGGATATTAGGGGAAGCTATATTCCACTTCCTACCTGTTGGAGTAACCTGGTCAACTGTTAAAAAATATGGTGGTACAGAGATTTTAGGTATTGTTTTAGGAATTACTCTTGTATCTCCACAACTTCTTAATGCCTATGGTTATGCAAGTGCACAGGCTGCTGGTGCAGTGCCATTCTGGGATTTTGGATTTATAACAATTCAAAAAGTTGGATACCAGGCTCAGGTAATTCCAGCAATGTTAGCAGGAATATTTATGGTTAAGTTTGAAACTTTACTAAAAAAACATGTTCCAGAAATTTTAAAAATGATTTTAGTACCATTTTTAGTACTATTTACAACAGTTGTTCTATCATATTTAGTAATAGGACCTGTATCAAGAGAGATAGGAAACTACATTGCATATATATTTAACGTTTTACTAACTGGTCCATTTAGAGTCATAGGAGCTGTACTATTTGGTATGTTATATGCACCTCTTGTAATCACTGGGGTTCATCACACATTCCTAGCTGTTGACCTGCAACTTATTGCTCAGGGTGGAACTATGATATGGCCAATGATTGCTCTAAGTAATATTGCTCAAGGTTCAGCTGCAATTACAGTTATGCTTTTAAATAGAAAAGATGAAAAAATCAAATCACTATCTCTATCATCTGCTATCTCTGCATGGTTAGGTGTTACAGAACCAGCGATGTTTGGAGTTAACTTAAGATTTATGTATCCTTTCTATGGAGCTTTAATCGGTTCTGCATTAGCTGCTGTTTACTCTACAATAAGTGGAGTTCTTGCAAACTCAATTGGTATAGGTGGTCTACCTGCATTCTTAGCTATTCAACCTAGATTCTGGGTCAACTATATTATAGCTATTATCATTGCAATTATAGCACCTATGGTAGCTACTTATCTCCTTAGCAAAAACAAGATTATCAAAATTAAAAAATAA